CAGAATTTGTGGTTTTTCTTAAGACTGCTATGACAAAACACCAACATAAGGAAATTTTATGTACCATTTCTCTCAGTGGCAGTTATAACTTACTGAAGTTCCCCACTTTATGTTGTATTCCCAAATGCAAAATAgtataggtcttttttttaaaaacactgttgtAATTCCTAAGACATGTGAATAATTCTTATTACTAAGCCATTAcctttttggggtgggggaggtaattaggtttgtgtgtatgtatgtatgtatgtgtgtgtgtatttatttatttataacggAGGCACTGGGATTGAAGGCActggaattgaatccaggacctcgtgcatgctaaacactcactctaccattgagctaaaCCCTGCCCccctcttttttcacttaactgattttttttgtagtgtaATTTCAGTTCAAATGTGTTTTGACAGATTATATGCTTATGCAATCATCACTCTAGTCAGGTGTGTGATTATTTTATCAAATgtgttaaataataaatgataagtAAATAGTTCAAGTTACCACatgctttttaattaattaatttaaaaatgttttaagatttttagaTTTAAGAGATACCGTACATCTACCTGAAGAAAAACCTCTAATACAAATGGTTTTACTTAGCATAGAATTCTAGATCTGTTACAAATTATGATGTGTATATGTAACTCTGctgatattttattgaaaatacttGAAAGTAAATCAAAATCtttactaactttttaaaaaacatgcaaCTTCTTTTCTAGGTAATAGAATTACCTCTTACAAACCCGGAATTATTCCAACGTGTAGGAATAATACCTCCAAAAGGCTGTTTGTTGTATGGACCACCAGGTTGGTATTGAATTATGTCTGCCCCactataaatgaatgaatgaagtaatagaaaaataagatgggAGTTTGATGTGGGCAGTTCCAACCTCTATTCTGTTCAGAGTAAGGAGGGGATTAGAGATGTGTGTCTACTAGTTTCTGAGGCATGCTTAGTTCTTTTGTGCCTCACAGAATATATATCTTAACATGCCATATGATCTTAATCAATGGTCCTTTGTGGTTCACAGACCTCTGTATGTCCCACTTTCAGGGAATCTACATGGTCATAGTAGTAAGATGTCAACACAATGAAAAAGGCAACAAATATCTGTGGTGGTGGCACAAAGCAATGGGGGTAAAACTGCTCAGCCACAGCATGAATCAATTAAGTCAGTGGCACAAAATGGTATGGTAGTCATTGTCGTCTTGGCCActcacattttccatattttttttttaatggcggtttcacttaaaaatgttcttgttaaagcagtaaaaatgattaatattattaaatcCTGATCTTTGAATATCTTGTATTCTGTGATGAAATcgaaaatacatataaaatacttcTGTTGCATGCTAAATAGGATAGTTAATCTCCAGGAGAAGCATTTGTGTAATTATTTGAGTTGCCTGCTGAATTAGCTGCTTTTCACAGAATACCACTTTTACTTGAAAGGATGATTTACAGACAATCTACTGTTATCGGTCTGGTTATCGGTTATTCAAACTGATTATTGGCACacaattcttaaaaaatgaatgaagttagCCTATCATGTTAAAGTAGACAACTGACACCATCTGTCACCAGTGATAAAATTTgtgctttcaagtgaaaattaatttattgaaaaCTTTACATTTGGTACTGTGAGCTTGACAGCTTTCCAGTATGTTAATACAAGATGAGATTGGTGATGGTAtgaacaaatgtgattttttttttgataccatCTAATGAAAAATGCTAGTATTTGGAAGATTTTTATAAGCCACTGAATCAATAGTTTCCAAATAACCAATACTTGATATTAGAGCATCATATGTAGGTAAAGGTCCATTTAGTTTGCAGGATAGACCAACGGATTTTAATGTACAGGTTTCCATCATTGTCTATTTCTGAGTATGGTTTGATATATTCCTAAAGTTATGTACTCGATTTGcgtaaaataaaattacaagggatattttgaataaagttttaaattttaatattgagAGTGGAAGTGCTTtggaattttaaatggaaattctaTTTAGCATTTAGCTTCCATTTTGCAAAATTTACTGTTCAAGGattatattcttaaaaagtttttgaaaatttgtttcacttttcatttaattAGGACTTCTTTTATCACTCCTAGGTACAGGAAAAACACTCTTGGCACGAGCtgttgctagccagctggattgcAATTTCTTAAAggtaaagggaaaattttttttctagctgttaaaattaaattttagttgaATTGTCTTATGTTTACcttaatgtttttcctttaatcaGGTTGTATCTAGTTCTATTGTAGACAAGTACATTGGTGAAAGTGCTCGTTTGATCAGAGAGATGTTTAATTATGCCAGGGACCATCAGCCATGCATCATTTTTATGGATGAAATAGATGCTATTGGTAAgaataacacttttaaaaatttattttaaggttttcttGACAGTATTAGgacatgttttttaaatctaaaagaacgttttttcccctctcttcacCTCTAATTGCAAATTGTGTGAAGTAGCAAAATGAATTGAAtgttacttcaaaaaaattaagaaagtttaaccaattttaataaataacttttaacattgagaaagagaaacattATATCAAAATCAAttctaattttttcattataattcttgctaattaattttcatattaatgtTTTAAACCCCAGATGCTATCATATTCatattgttttcttaaatgatGCTTAAAGAGGAAAAGAGTAATGCATATGAGTTTCCATATCATTATTTCAGGTGGTCGTCGGTTTTCTGAGGGTACTTCAGCTGATAGAGAGATTCAGAGAACTTTAATGGAGGTAATATTTCATAAAAGGGATTTATAAAGAAAtcactgtttataaaataaagaagtgaacAGTGGATATTTGAAGGCCAAAATATGTACAATGATTTAAATGAAGAATATGCCTAAGtgggaaatttgaaaatactgaCAGTAATGAACACTTTTCTCCACCACAATCTCTAGTAAGAAAATGAGTACTAGAAAATAATAGGTCTATCTACAAAATTCCATTTGATTTACGGCTGTTCTAGTCTGGTTTTTTGAGCAGACCAgccatttaagtatttaaattgtttattgTACTTATATTGTGAATGTGATCTTGTGttagttttattaagatattttatgaATGACAAACATATTAAAATTGGTGACAGTAAATAAGTTATAATTGTGTATGAGgctgctttaaaaattactaatactTTCCTGTCTTGCTTTATTGCTAAGAATGAAAGGAAACTAAAGTAATTTTGATTATTGAATATGGATGATAGGATATTGAAATGTGTATAAAGCCTTTCCCCACTCCAAATTCTGTGAAAGTGATGGCAAGATTCCAAACACATTTTTCAACTTCTATAGATAGGTAGCATAAGTATGCACTGTCAATTTCTGTCTTAATAGAGGTATCTGAAAATTGCTTTTCATGAATTACACTAGTCTGCTCAGAaaatacacagtattttaaaattagttgcAGAGTCTCTTAGAAACTTTAAATTGAGGTTTTTAAAACAATGCAGATACTAGTTTTATTCATGTAACTGATATGTTATTAGCTAACATTTTGGGAAAGAAATAGACATATTGTCAGGCTAGCTTTGCTTTAAAGAGTTTGTTGAGTGCagttatgtttttcaaaatttattcaagaaaactTCAGGAATCGAAAGAAATGTGTTGTGTCTCAGTATTTCTATGTATAAGAGAATTATTTGAGAAGATATTTAATGGATTTATTACCAGATTTATAGAAAATCATTGTGTACAGTTATCCTGGATAATTTACATTATCcagttaatgtaatttttatgtcTGGCATACCataagcactttattttttatttatttattttttaatggaggtactggggattgaacccaggatctcgtgcatgctaagcatgccctctaccactgagctatatccacccccccATAAGCACTTTAAGcattagtttttaatatttttatttttaaaagtaattgtaTCAAAAAAATGAACATTGGAAATTAGATCTACAGAGTTTAGTTTCATAATTCTTGACTAGATGGATGCCTTCAGAATTGCTGAAACTATGTAATAGCTATAAAAATCTACATAGTTAAATAATCTATCTTGGAACTTTAAGAATGGAAAATATATCCTTTATAtaagagagaggaaaagtgaTTCCATCAAATGATCATTCTAAACATCACATATCTATCTGTAAGCAATACTTTTCATGGTCTTAGGCATATAAAAGTTGTGtgctatgtatttttaatggttggaatgttttataaaatctGCCTTTGATTTTTATTCACAAATGTGTCCTTAGTTACTGAATCAAATGGATGGATTTGATACTCTACATAGAGTTAAAATGATCATGGCTACAAACAGACCAGATACACTGGATCCTGCTTTGCTTCGTCCAGGAAGATTAGATAGAAAAATACGTGAGTTAAGCTTCTTTGCCTGCTGTCTGTCCATTTCCCTTtgtatatatatctttcttttcccatacctcctcctcaccccctactttaattaaaaaacacaaaatatgacTGTAAAAGGATTTcttacaattttcttattttcagatatTGATTTACCAAACGAACAAGCAAGATTAGATATATTGAAAATCCATGCAGGTCCCATTACAAAGCATGGTGAAATAGGTAAGGAAATAACCTGTTTTCCATATGTTTACATTTGGTAAATGAAGCAAAATGCTATTGAATATCACTGACAGTCTACCAAATCTGGTTTTAAATTCAGTAAACACAGTGTCTTAAATTCAGCTAATAGTTATTGAGCATCTGCCGTATGCGAGGAATTGTTCTAAATGCTGAGGatatagcaatgaacaaaacagacaaattccTGCTTTTACTGAATTTACATTCTTGTcaggaaaaacagatgaagtAAGTAAAATATGTAGTTGAACCTTGAACAGCATGAGTCTGAACTGTGCGGGCCCACTTATGTGAAtgtttttcagtagtaaatactataTAGTACTACACAATTGGGGTTGGCTGAATTCATGGATGTAGAACTGTGAATATGGAAGGCAGGCTATGAATTATGTATGAAGCATGGGGAAGCACAGGGAAGTCCTTACCAAGGTGACCTTTAAGCAATGACCTAAGAGGCTAAAGAACTGGATATGGATATTTGAGGGAAAGTCATGCAGAGGTAACAACAAGTAAGACAGCCTTGAAGCACTTGCATGCCTGGAACATTCCAGGAGCAGCAAAGACGTCAAGGTGTTTGTGGGGGAGTCAATGGGACAGTAGcaagtgaaataaatcatggAAGTAATGGAGATCAGGTTGTGTAGAGTTTTATTGAGGATATCGTTGGGcaactttggtttttatttttagtgatatGATGTCATTGGAGGATTGTGAGCAGAAGAGTGATACAatctttttaccatttttagctttatagaaaattataaaaatacataaaagtagagATGAAAGTGTAATCTTATCAGGTACTcatgctccccccaccccagcttcagTGATTAACTCATGGCCAACCTTGTGTTGTATGTAATCTCTACCACCTCCTACCTTCTCTCTGGAGTTTTAAAAGGCGAATTCTAGGCattatatcatgtcatctgtaaatatttcaaaattcactTATGTTAAATAAGGTCATTCTGGCTGCATGTAGAGGGACAAGGATAGAAACAAGAAGATGAGTTAGGAGGTTATTTCAGTAATCCAGGCAAAAGAGGATGGTGGCTTGATTCAAGGTGGTaggaaagtcttttaaaataatgagattctgaacatattttgaaaatagaggTGACTGGACTTGCTAATGAATCAGATATGGGGTGTGAGCTAAAGGGAAGAACCAGGGAAGACTTAGATTTTTGACTCACACAACTGGGAAGATGGAATTACCATCAATTAAAATCAGGTAAAACTGGAAAGATTAGGTTTTAAAGGGTCAGTAAGGAATTTGATTCTGGCAATACTAAATTTGAGATGCCAGTTAGATAGCTAAATAAAGATGTTGACTAGTAATTCTGTATGCATCAATAGTTCATTGGGGTGGTCTATGCTAGAGGGATAAATGGGGGTAATATCTGCATAAAAATGGTTTTTAGTCTGGAGATTAGATGAGATTTCCAAGGAAGTGAATATTGAttgagaagaaatttaaaaactgagctaATTCCAACATTAAGAAATTGAGAGGAAGAACCATCAAAGGAGACTGAAGAGGTATAGTCATAGAGGTAGAAGTTAACCAGGAGCTGGTGGTATCCTAgaagataaatgaagaaattgttaTGAAGGACTAATTCCCTGTCAAATACTGACAGTGGGTCTGATAAGAGTTCTGAGATTGGATCTTTGGATTTACTATGTGAAGATCATTGGTGACCTTACCAAAAACAATTTCTTTGGAGTGGCAGGAGTGAAAGCTTCCTTCAGATGAGTATTAGAGAGATGAGTCGGAGAGGCTTTGAGTTTAAACATCTCTTTCAAGGAGTTCTTCTAGAtaggggagaagagaagaaatggagtTGCAGCAGACATGGAGATGAGGATTTGGGGGAGCTTTCTTTAAGATGGAAGAACCTACAACACTTTTTCTAATGTTGATAGGAATGATCTAGGAGAGAAATAGAAGTTGATAATGTATTTCCTTGAAGAGAAGTTGGTTTTGTCTATAAGCATAGACTTTTCACTTAAGAGAATAGGAGGGAAGGCAGCATAGgtagatggtgatgatgacaggTTCTCAAATATGGTAGGTACTTGtagaatttttcttctgaatgcttttattttcacagTGAAATAGGAAGCAAGTTCAGACTGAAGATGGGAAAGTATTATTAGAGATTTGAGGACAGAGGAGAAGTTATAAAATAGTTACCTGTAGAAGTGAGATACTGGACACTCCATGGCTTGTGGCCAGATTctatctgctttctgtttttgtaaataaagttttgttgtaGCACAACTACtcccattcatttatatattgtctatgactgctttcCCACTGCAACAGCAGAAATGAGTAATTTTGATAGAGACCATATGGCCtacaaaggctaaaatattttgtttccctttgcagaaaagtttgctgacctctggacTAGGGAAATCTAGTTTAATTGCTAGACAGCTTTAAAAACCCTTTAGAAGTTAGTGTTCTAAAATAATTACAAGTAGTTAATTATTGCCTAACTTTCTCATTACTCATGTGAAAGAGTTTTGAGCTGGAAAGACTGAGCTGAACTGAGGATGTCAATTTATAGGTTTCTTCTAATCCTGAGCTCTTGCTAGGTGCCAGCTATTGTGCTAACCTTGGAAATCTCTGGTCTCCAGAAGCTTACGTGAACTTGAACCTGAATTAAGACTAGTTAATGAATTATCTATATGATTTCAAATAGAGATTGACATAGTCTAGATTGCCTGACAAAGGGCATCTTACCACAGTTATTCACACTGTAGTAGCCTatgctgtctcttctctctctattCTGTATCAAGTCCATAACTGCTACCCTAAACTAACAGCTCTTTATTTCAAGTCTGTAATATGGATAAAAAGATCACTTAACTATTAACTGTTACCTGAGACCTCACCACTTGGAATTTGCATGGAAACCAGAAAAACTAACCAATGCTTGCTCTcgcatttaaaaattccaaaaggtAAAATTATGTCTGATGActatttttggtatattttatatttggctTATATGATTAAATTCCATTGTGGTTACGGTTGATTTTGAATGTTCTAGATTTATTCAACTTAAATATTTGGTTACAGTTTTAATAAGTCATAGCTTGACAGATATGTGAAGTTCACATGTGCATGACTTTCTCTGTGTAGAAGCAGGTAAAGATGCTTTCAGATCTTGATACCTTTTGGTTTTCAAGTTTCAGAAGATGTTTATTTCTGCTTGGTGCTGATTTACTTAACAGATATATCATTTGGGGTTGTTAGTATTGTGAACTGTTAACAGAGATGATGCCTAGCTGATCTATTCAAACCAAGCTCTTCTGTTAAATTTTCTATATGGGTATATAAatcaagaaaagtttttttttttttcctaatttccagtattttttcctAAACAGATTATGAAGCAATTGTGAAGCTTTCAGATGGCTTTAATGGAGCAGACCTGAGAAATGTTTGTACTGAAGCAGGTAAAGGTTTAAAGTACAGTTTTTACTAttggttttgatttgtttaaTTTGCTAAAAATGTGCTTGTGTTATTCCAACAGCAGAGCCTGGGCTTTGCAAGGATTTGATTGCTTGTTTTCTAGGAAATTGATTCCAAGAAGTAGGAGAGAATAGGGCAAGTGAGATGGGAGGAGGAAAAGCTATTACGAGGGTGCACCATTGAAAGGCAGTTGTAGGCAAGAGGGGCTTGATTCTGATGAGACCTCAGAGAAACATACAGAATACTTTCCAGGATTCTCTGGCTGAGTTATGGGAGACTGGAGCATTTATTTACCAGCTCTTTTCCTCCATTGGATGAGATTTCCCCTTGGGGATGTTAACTCGTTTGCTTTAGGGTAGAATTGTGAAAAGACATGCATGTGATAACGTACTGGCCCCCTGAAGTAAGTCTGTGACTCTACAGAACTATCAGCCACACTTGTGGCAGAAATCCGACTGGACCACGTACCAGGGCTATCCGCTGCAAAATGGTTGACATGTCTTCTGATGCTAGTCTATCAGCAATAAACTTTGAAAGATTGATTTATGCATTTTGTGTTCATGCAACTTGTGTGAAATAtagtatgtttttaatataattttctctaTAGATTGTgtgctctatttttatttctggtacCAAGTCGCTTTAAAACCCTGCAGAGAGTCATTTAGTCTTTGTCCTCCACACAGAATcttacaataaaacaaacaaacaaaaaacttctacAGTAGTTTTTATAGTTACTGACTTTCATAGGTTGCagatgaagtttctttttaaggGATTACTATAtatgatttccttctttcatagCACCTTTAgccttattttaacatttcttgtaaattgAACAGACGATGTTTACAGAGGCTGCTTAGTCATAGCTTCTCCATAGGAATATCTCCATGGGTATACTGTGACTCAGTATCTGGAGCAAAGATCTGCAGGTCTAGAAACTCagtagaaatcagagtaaatcaTGCTCACAAAgacttattaataaataaaagtaagagGTAAGCTGTCATGTGGCTTGAACTGCCTGGAGTAATTTATGACATTCATATTCTAAAATCTACACTGGACCAAATTATTATTAGAAGATTGCTTTAGTGAAATTGGAATCCAAACAAAAGCAATGTCATAATCTTAAAGTTGATGCCATCCAATTATGATAttctctttttccccccacttaTTTTTAGCTATTTCCAATAAAGAGCTATACCTTCTGTGCggattaaaaatttaatctttttaactGGGTGGGACATTCTCATTTAGAGACATAGTCaaattctttagttttctttttattagactTTAAGCCTTTTTTGTTAACATAtctttctataaattaaaaaactagATGATTCAATTATAGGTGTTTCTTCTATTCAAATCCCGAGATTACCATCCTTTTTGGATTAGAATGTATCTCAGATTCACTCATTCACCAAATAGTAACTTGGAAACTGTAATATGCACAAGGTTTGGAAAAATAACTTGCCTAATTTAGTTTTAAGacttcactgtaaaaaaaaactaGTCATTTCTATTCTGATTTCTGAGGACAACATAGAGTGGCTATTGCCAGGACCCCTTATGTAGAAATCTTGAAAGGGAAGATGGGAAATAACCCTTGAAATTTTCTATTTGCAACCCACTCATTTTATGTAAGTGAAAATTCAGTATAAGCAGATCCTCAATCAAAATGTTAGTAGGATTCATTTAATTAGTAGATAGTGATAATTTACCATCTTTAGCTTATCATGAAATTAGAATTACCTCAAAATCTGGGATTTATATCCATGACACAACTAAtgtccaaaaaaaccccaccaacaAATCCCTTTTACCTCTTTGTCAAGTCATATTGGACAGGTAACTtttaaacttgaaagaaaaaattgaattgTGGTGCttgaatatgaaaattatataaaatatcaatttGTTATATACATAAGTAAATTTTCCTGTGTGAATAATGATACTACTGTTGACTTTTCTTTAATTCTCATTCTCTAAGCTTTGCTTATTAACAAGGAAAAGTTATCAAAATTATTGGCGGTGTTTTGTGTTTTCCCAAACTGTACATGGACTCCCTCCTTCCAGAGAATTGCTGCCTACGCAGTTAGGAAACTACTGCTTCAAATGTGTATGTTTTGTTGATAGttaggtttggttttgttttttcaagatgCCAGTGGATACAGGGAATGTGTAAGCGGAGTTTTAAATATCCAGATAATTGTCTCATTGTTCtccagctttttgtttgtttgtttgttttgggggggggataaGGGGtaattggtttgtttatttaaaggaggtactggggattgaacccaggaccttgtgcatgctatgcatgcagTCTACACTGAGCTGCAGTCTACACTGAGCTATAGTCTACCGAACTGTTTCCTAGCCTTTGGTTTGGAAAATAATGCTCACTGTAGCTATGGAAATTAATTGAATAATGGTAATGTTTTTTGACAAATTAGAACTACTGGCTGAGAAGTAGTAAATCTAGGCTTCTTCAGAGTTCTTCCACAGTTACattatttagttttcttaaaagtttttttaaattgagatataatttacatataacattatattagttcaGGT
This is a stretch of genomic DNA from Camelus ferus isolate YT-003-E chromosome 6, BCGSAC_Cfer_1.0, whole genome shotgun sequence. It encodes these proteins:
- the PSMC6 gene encoding 26S proteasome regulatory subunit 10B isoform X2; the encoded protein is MSDGFSSWRTLEIRRFRTTARSCWSTRRSTVVSRSIVGEVLKQLTEEKFIVKATNGPRYVVGCRRQLDKSKLKPGTRVALDMTTLTIMRYLPREVDPLVYNMSHEDPGNVSYSEIGGLSEQIRELREVIELPLTNPELFQRVGIIPPKGCLLYGPPGTGKTLLARAVASQLDCNFLKVVSSSIVDKYIGESARLIREMFNYARDHQPCIIFMDEIDAIGGRRFSEGTSADREIQRTLMELLNQMDGFDTLHRVKMIMATNRPDTLDPALLRPGRLDRKIHIDLPNEQARLDILKIHAGPITKHGEIDYEAIVKLSDGFNGADLRNVCTEAGMFAIRADHDFVVQEDFMKAVRKVADSKKLESKLDYKPV
- the PSMC6 gene encoding 26S proteasome regulatory subunit 10B isoform X1, which gives rise to MAIPGIPYERRLLIMADPRDKALQDYRKKLLEHKEIDGRLKELREQLKELTKQYEKSENDLKALQSVGQIVGEVLKQLTEEKFIVKATNGPRYVVGCRRQLDKSKLKPGTRVALDMTTLTIMRYLPREVDPLVYNMSHEDPGNVSYSEIGGLSEQIRELREVIELPLTNPELFQRVGIIPPKGCLLYGPPGTGKTLLARAVASQLDCNFLKVVSSSIVDKYIGESARLIREMFNYARDHQPCIIFMDEIDAIGGRRFSEGTSADREIQRTLMELLNQMDGFDTLHRVKMIMATNRPDTLDPALLRPGRLDRKIHIDLPNEQARLDILKIHAGPITKHGEIDYEAIVKLSDGFNGADLRNVCTEAGMFAIRADHDFVVQEDFMKAVRKVADSKKLESKLDYKPV
- the PSMC6 gene encoding 26S proteasome regulatory subunit 10B isoform X3 gives rise to the protein MADPRDKALQDYRKKLLEHKEIDGRLKEFIVKATNGPRYVVGCRRQLDKSKLKPGTRVALDMTTLTIMRYLPREVDPLVYNMSHEDPGNVSYSEIGGLSEQIRELREVIELPLTNPELFQRVGIIPPKGCLLYGPPGTGKTLLARAVASQLDCNFLKVVSSSIVDKYIGESARLIREMFNYARDHQPCIIFMDEIDAIGGRRFSEGTSADREIQRTLMELLNQMDGFDTLHRVKMIMATNRPDTLDPALLRPGRLDRKIHIDLPNEQARLDILKIHAGPITKHGEIDYEAIVKLSDGFNGADLRNVCTEAGMFAIRADHDFVVQEDFMKAVRKVADSKKLESKLDYKPV